The following are from one region of the Andrena cerasifolii isolate SP2316 chromosome 1, iyAndCera1_principal, whole genome shotgun sequence genome:
- the LOC143374339 gene encoding uncharacterized protein LOC143374339 isoform X2, producing the protein MKNIMRLSQLNVENGITSSDSCRLCLRTVVSSTPIFTEGKMFERLRACIQDCCPVMLFEDDQLPKMICDDCKEKVATTYEFRERCRESEHKLRALYDSSYSCAVSLARISYQITDRSVQTDDRTYDQLTGVSIDSTKEISRVNEKEDEEVSRENVETECWSEMRQVEGTGKGKIEECRRLTESKGVRSYEAGGADQFEVEIAEDKSEGKEEKGKRRRGNYAEEHRLPDRKTKAAYVDRRSQSVATKLVGHVSSEPVRSEIEEVAVADRGKDRCYTDQPSKTTDSKTGKRYLCDVCSKTFVSESGLRLHLKSHVGAMPHLCRYCGKGFVFPSYVKRHEATHTGEKRFACEFCSARFASANGLRFHSRWHTGEANYRCKTCGKAFIRGKYLKQHIFTHTGEKPFVCKTCGLAYGNPGSLFVHEKKCKTRMCV; encoded by the exons ATGAAGAATATTATGAGGCTTTCGCAATTAAACGTTGAAAATGGCATAACGAGCAGCGACTCGTGTAGGTTATGCCTTCGCACTGTTGTTTCATCCACTCCGATATTCACCGAGGGTAAAATGTTCGAACGTCTGCGTGCTTGCATTCAGGATTGCTGTCCCGTCATG CTGTTCGAGGATGATCAACTGCCAAAGATGATCTGTGACGACTGCAAGGAAAAGGTGGCCACTACGTACGAGTTTCGTGAACGATGCAGAGAATCGGAACACAAGTTACGAGCGTTATACGATTCCAGTTACTCGTGCGCAGTTAGTCTCGCGCGTATATCATACCAGATAACT GATCGCAGCGTTCAGACAGATGACCGGACGTACGATCAACTGACGGGAGTATCGATCGATTCGACGAAAGAGATTAGCCGGGTAAATGAAAAAGAAGATGAAGAGGTGTCTAGGGAAAACGTTGAGACTGAATGTTGGTCGGAAATGCGCCAAGTCGAAGGGACAGGGAAAGGAAAAATCGAAGAGTGTCGAAGACTAACGGAGAGTAAAGGAGTGAGATCGTACGAAGCAGGAGGCGCAGATCAATTCGAGGTGGAAATCGCCGAGGATAAAAGCGAAgggaaggaagaaaaggggaaaaGAAGGAGAGGAAACTATGCGGAAGAGCATCGTTTACCTGATCGGAAAACGAAAGCCGCGTATGTGGATCGAAGAAGTCAGAGCGTGGCGACTAAATTGGTCGGGCATGTTAGTTCAGAGCCAGTGCGTTCTGAGATTGAAGAGGTCGCCGTCGCGGATAGAGGCAAGGATCGCTGCTATACCGATCAGCCATCGAAAACGACCGACAGCAAGACAGGAAAGCGATACCTGTGCGACGTCTGCAGCAAAACATTCGTCTCGGAGTCGGGCCTTCGATTGCACTTGAAATCGCATGTCGGCGCAATGCCTCACCTTTGCCGATACTGCGGGAAAGGATTCGTTTTCCCGAGTTACGTGAAGAGACACGAAGCAACTCACACGGGCGAGAAGCGGTTCGCCTGTGAGTTTTGTAGCGCCAGATTTGCTTCCGCGAACGGTCTAAGGTTTCATTCGAGGTGGCATACAGGTGAAGCAAACTATCGCTGCAAAACCTGCGGTAAAGCTTTCATCCGAGGCAAGTACCTGAAACAACACATATTCACTCACACGGGAGAGAAACCGTTTGTTTGCAAGACGTGCGGCTTGGCGTATGGGAATCCTGGTAGCTTGTTCGTTCATGAGAAGAAGTGCAAGACCAGAATGTGCGTGTAA
- the LOC143374339 gene encoding uncharacterized protein LOC143374339 isoform X1, with product MKNIMRLSQLNVENGITSSDSCRLCLRTVVSSTPIFTEGKMFERLRACIQDCCPVMLFEDDQLPKMICDDCKEKVATTYEFRERCRESEHKLRALYDSSYSCAVSLARISYQITVRDRSVQTDDRTYDQLTGVSIDSTKEISRVNEKEDEEVSRENVETECWSEMRQVEGTGKGKIEECRRLTESKGVRSYEAGGADQFEVEIAEDKSEGKEEKGKRRRGNYAEEHRLPDRKTKAAYVDRRSQSVATKLVGHVSSEPVRSEIEEVAVADRGKDRCYTDQPSKTTDSKTGKRYLCDVCSKTFVSESGLRLHLKSHVGAMPHLCRYCGKGFVFPSYVKRHEATHTGEKRFACEFCSARFASANGLRFHSRWHTGEANYRCKTCGKAFIRGKYLKQHIFTHTGEKPFVCKTCGLAYGNPGSLFVHEKKCKTRMCV from the exons ATGAAGAATATTATGAGGCTTTCGCAATTAAACGTTGAAAATGGCATAACGAGCAGCGACTCGTGTAGGTTATGCCTTCGCACTGTTGTTTCATCCACTCCGATATTCACCGAGGGTAAAATGTTCGAACGTCTGCGTGCTTGCATTCAGGATTGCTGTCCCGTCATG CTGTTCGAGGATGATCAACTGCCAAAGATGATCTGTGACGACTGCAAGGAAAAGGTGGCCACTACGTACGAGTTTCGTGAACGATGCAGAGAATCGGAACACAAGTTACGAGCGTTATACGATTCCAGTTACTCGTGCGCAGTTAGTCTCGCGCGTATATCATACCAGATAACTGTACGG GATCGCAGCGTTCAGACAGATGACCGGACGTACGATCAACTGACGGGAGTATCGATCGATTCGACGAAAGAGATTAGCCGGGTAAATGAAAAAGAAGATGAAGAGGTGTCTAGGGAAAACGTTGAGACTGAATGTTGGTCGGAAATGCGCCAAGTCGAAGGGACAGGGAAAGGAAAAATCGAAGAGTGTCGAAGACTAACGGAGAGTAAAGGAGTGAGATCGTACGAAGCAGGAGGCGCAGATCAATTCGAGGTGGAAATCGCCGAGGATAAAAGCGAAgggaaggaagaaaaggggaaaaGAAGGAGAGGAAACTATGCGGAAGAGCATCGTTTACCTGATCGGAAAACGAAAGCCGCGTATGTGGATCGAAGAAGTCAGAGCGTGGCGACTAAATTGGTCGGGCATGTTAGTTCAGAGCCAGTGCGTTCTGAGATTGAAGAGGTCGCCGTCGCGGATAGAGGCAAGGATCGCTGCTATACCGATCAGCCATCGAAAACGACCGACAGCAAGACAGGAAAGCGATACCTGTGCGACGTCTGCAGCAAAACATTCGTCTCGGAGTCGGGCCTTCGATTGCACTTGAAATCGCATGTCGGCGCAATGCCTCACCTTTGCCGATACTGCGGGAAAGGATTCGTTTTCCCGAGTTACGTGAAGAGACACGAAGCAACTCACACGGGCGAGAAGCGGTTCGCCTGTGAGTTTTGTAGCGCCAGATTTGCTTCCGCGAACGGTCTAAGGTTTCATTCGAGGTGGCATACAGGTGAAGCAAACTATCGCTGCAAAACCTGCGGTAAAGCTTTCATCCGAGGCAAGTACCTGAAACAACACATATTCACTCACACGGGAGAGAAACCGTTTGTTTGCAAGACGTGCGGCTTGGCGTATGGGAATCCTGGTAGCTTGTTCGTTCATGAGAAGAAGTGCAAGACCAGAATGTGCGTGTAA